CAGACACTAATTTGCCTATTAGAGTGCCACCTGCAGATAACAATTGACCAGTGAAACTAAGAATTTTACCTAATAACCCAAGTATTAATTTGCCACCTGTTGTTAACAGTTGTCCTAAGATTGATAGTACACCTTTTACAAGAGCAGTAATCAATTCTGCACCTGCTGATAATAATTGTGGTAGTAATTTAAGGATGGCTTTTAATAATTCTGTAATAAGGGTAATACCAGCCTCGATTAGTTGAGGGATAATTTGTATGAGCCCTTCTACAAGAGCCTCAACAATTTTGATTCCAGCATCAATTAACTGAGGTAGTAATTTAATTATCGCCTCTACTAAGGATACAATTAAAGTTAATGCTGCCTCTATAATGGCAGGAATGGCTTTAATCAAACCATCCACTAAAGCTACAATAATTTGGATTCCAGCCTCTATTATTTTAGGTAAAAGTAAAATCAAAGCTCCTACTAGAGCAATGATAATTGTCAAAGCTGCTTCAACTATCGTTGGTAAAGCTCCTACAATACCTTCTAACAGTGTAGTGATTACTGATAATCCAACCTCGATAACTGCTGGTAGGGCTGTAGTTATGCCTTCCACAAGTGACAAGACAATATTTAAAGCACTTTCTAGGATTAATGGTAATGCTGTTAAAATTCCATCTAACAAAGTCTGAATAATCAAAAGCCCTGAATCTATTAATAAAGGTAGTGTTGCAGTCAAAGTGCTTATTAAAGTATCAATTAATTGTACAACTACTTCTATAATCACTGGTAAAGCTGTGACTATGCCTTCTATAAGTGTTGACAATATAGATACTCCTACCTCTACAAGTTGAGGTATTAAAGTTGATATTGTTGTTGTAATTAATTCAATCAAACTAGTAATTGCATTTACTATCAGTGGCAAATTGGTTGTTATACCATTAGCTAAATTAGTAATAATATCAGCTGCTAAAAGTATTATTTGAGGAATGATCATAACAAGCGTGTTAATAATAATAGGCAAGATCTCTGCAAATGCAGTCGATAAATTTCCAATATTATTGCTTATACCATTGATTAAATTAACAATCATCTCAGCACCTAATGGAATTAAACGGGTTGCTAGTTCAGCTATATTATTGATGATGTCGCTAATTGAAGTAGAAAAATTGCTAGCTACCTCATCAAATGACATCTCACCCCTAAGCATCGCAAATACATCTTGTAACAGTGTTGTGTGATTATAAAGTTTTAAAAACAGACTTATAAGTAATCCCCATGGACCTAATAGCATTAATAACACTGAAGCAATTGATTCTAATGCTATTTTCAATGCACTCATAGCATTACTCATATTAACTACATCAGTGACAATCGATAACTTTTCTTTTAGGCTAGCTAGTAATCCGGTAACTGTACCTATAGCTCCAGACCAGGCAGACATCATCATACTTGGGACTTCACTCATTTTTGAACCAAATACAGTTACTGCTGATGTAATGCTATTAAAAACAGGCACCATTTTTGTACCTAAAGTTGTAAAGAAGTCACTTATTGGGTCCCAGTATTTAATAATTAACACTGCTGCTGTAACTAACGCTGCTACTGTAAGACCAATTGGACTTGTAAGTGCGGCGAATACTGTACCTAAAAATGCGAATTTAGTAGCTAAAAATGCAGCTAGACCACCCGCCTCGGCAATTGCTAAAGATAGTGTTCCAATAGCCCCTACAATTGTACCAACAGAAGAAATTAATGTACCTATCACAATTAATACAGGACCTATAGCTGCAACAAAACCACCAATAACAATAATCATTTTACGTGTTGATTCATCAAATTCCGAAAATTTTTCAACCATTGGTGTAATCTTATCCACCACAGAAATTAACATTGGAATTAAAATTTGACCAAAGGTAATACCTACTTCTGTGACTTTATTTTTTAACATTGCTAATTGAGATGCAGTTGTTGCATATCGTTGTTCAGCTTCATTAGTTAATGCAGTATTTTCCTTCCAGGCATCAGTTGAAGTTGCTACTGCAGATGATAATAAATCTGATGCCCCGGCCATACGCATCATTACATCTGATTCATAGATACCTTTGATACCTAAATCTCGTAAGGCCTCTGATAAGTTACCACCTTCGGCTGATGTTTTAGCAAGTCCTTTAATAAGTAAGTCAAGTCCTGAAATAGCATCTGTTTCCCATATTTTTTTAAACTCTTTACTTGTTACACCTGCTGCATCTGCAAATGAAGCTAAAGATGCTCCGCCTAATCCAACTGATTTATCAATTTTCTTTAATACAGTTGTCATGGCAGTACCACCCATTTCAGCTTGGATGCCTAAACTGGACATAGTACCAGCTAATGCCATAATTTGCGCTTCAGACATACCTACCTGTGCACCTTGTGCAGCAAGTCTCATACCCATGGACATAATTTCAGCTTCGGTTGTTGCCATCGTATTACCAAGACCAACAATACTAGATCCTAAACGGTCGAAATTATCTTGTGACATTCCCACGATGTTAGCAAAACGAGCAAACTCTGTAGCTGCTTGTTCACGTGTCATGTTTGTGGATTCTCCAAGATCAATAATAGTTCGTGAGAAAGACAGTATTTTGTCCTCCGCAATCCCCAACTGTCCAGCAGATTCAGCCACAGATGCTATATCACTCGCACTTGCTGGCAACTCTTTAGCCATGTCACGTATGCCTTTTTCGAGCTTTGCAAAGCCTTCCTCACTCGTATCAACAGTTTTGCGTACTCCTGCGAACGCACTTTCAAAGTCTATAGCCGCTTTGGCTGCTCCTGCACCTAATGCAGTTAATGGAGCTGATATTTTCATGGACAAATCTTTACCA
This genomic stretch from Lysinibacillus pakistanensis harbors:
- a CDS encoding phage tail tape measure protein, with product MTTGDVGNLRVRLSLDNAQFERSIASMNRTLQAMGQEIRGLQNRGREWGSSIDGLRQKQEAYSRLLEGQQTKVRRLSQEYEKAKQQYGENSVQAERLAVQLNRASAEMDRTQRELNETTAELDRLERELAQSQTAWGKFGAAATAASEKLKAVGDKMTSIGKDLSMKISAPLTALGAGAAKAAIDFESAFAGVRKTVDTSEEGFAKLEKGIRDMAKELPASASDIASVAESAGQLGIAEDKILSFSRTIIDLGESTNMTREQAATEFARFANIVGMSQDNFDRLGSSIVGLGNTMATTEAEIMSMGMRLAAQGAQVGMSEAQIMALAGTMSSLGIQAEMGGTAMTTVLKKIDKSVGLGGASLASFADAAGVTSKEFKKIWETDAISGLDLLIKGLAKTSAEGGNLSEALRDLGIKGIYESDVMMRMAGASDLLSSAVATSTDAWKENTALTNEAEQRYATTASQLAMLKNKVTEVGITFGQILIPMLISVVDKITPMVEKFSEFDESTRKMIIVIGGFVAAIGPVLIVIGTLISSVGTIVGAIGTLSLAIAEAGGLAAFLATKFAFLGTVFAALTSPIGLTVAALVTAAVLIIKYWDPISDFFTTLGTKMVPVFNSITSAVTVFGSKMSEVPSMMMSAWSGAIGTVTGLLASLKEKLSIVTDVVNMSNAMSALKIALESIASVLLMLLGPWGLLISLFLKLYNHTTLLQDVFAMLRGEMSFDEVASNFSTSISDIINNIAELATRLIPLGAEMIVNLINGISNNIGNLSTAFAEILPIIINTLVMIIPQIILLAADIITNLANGITTNLPLIVNAITSLIELITTTISTLIPQLVEVGVSILSTLIEGIVTALPVIIEVVVQLIDTLISTLTATLPLLIDSGLLIIQTLLDGILTALPLILESALNIVLSLVEGITTALPAVIEVGLSVITTLLEGIVGALPTIVEAALTIIIALVGALILLLPKIIEAGIQIIVALVDGLIKAIPAIIEAALTLIVSLVEAIIKLLPQLIDAGIKIVEALVEGLIQIIPQLIEAGITLITELLKAILKLLPQLLSAGAELITALVKGVLSILGQLLTTGGKLILGLLGKILSFTGQLLSAGGTLIGKLVSGILSILGDVVGAGAKLITGLIDKILSFTKNLLSAGKDLVISLKDGVVEKTNDMIKVGKDLVSGLIKGITNMATDAIEAITGVVDGVVNKAKSLLGIKSPSRVFAQIGAWTSEGWAIGIEEKGSMVKDAVSDIALAAQDIAEHYVSEEKKLRKDAADQIAKIEKDKNDSIAKLQRNASESNQKAAQSETQKINAIYAAAKKKKRNLTKDEIAKVQQLRNEASSKRTKNSRDTNEKIAKIEEQAADKIKKIKEKSTKDIVSLDNKMNKDLLEETKRYIDDKKSLDQLSLIEEAHIWEQSMKLFAEGTKERVKAQQEYRKATEAVSKEITAINTDFQNQIQKINDDLVKQEETLTKAYTDAVDKRAQSLVSFKGLFDAFKVEIDVTGEQLIANLHSQVDGFKLWQSEIEKISGRAIDKGLIEELRQMGPNALPQLVALNQLTDSQLQQYSDLYKEKSKLARKQAETELKGMKDDTDKQIKALRDTANKQLTTLGNEWNEKIKSLTKSTSTELSSLEQIGKDAGNGLLQGLSSTATSIQKKAQEIADSVSKTISKALQIKSPSRVMKGFGVNIGEGLVIGMDDMLNKVTNAAGRLASSVEGSMSFTADTNSLNRATSVTTNNTNNTPINITLHYNGAGSERDAFNIVDIVEKELGSRFKNNLRLQGSKG